Within the Megalops cyprinoides isolate fMegCyp1 chromosome 10, fMegCyp1.pri, whole genome shotgun sequence genome, the region CATTTTTGGCTAACTTTGGATTTTGATTCATCTCTTCCCCTCTTCAAAACCTTATAGATCAATTCCTGGCTAGTTCTGTTGGGGTCATCAGCCCCTCAGGCCAAGAATTACTCCATGTTCTCTGATCATATATGTGCCTGAGTAGTCTTGTTCTCAGTCATTGCTTGCATGGTAGCTCATAAAAAGATTTGATAGTTTTGAAATTGAACTGACGTCTTGTGCAATACACAAGAACATGCACAATGCACATGATTAATGGGTATAATTGGTCCAAATGTCAATTGATATGGCATCAATTTAAAAGAATGCTTAGAAGTAATTCACATAATGGAGTCAAATTATATGTAGCTTAATAGTTAGGGAATTAGACCTGAATATTACTGATGCTAGACATGACACTGTTGTTGTAGCCTTGGGAAAGGTATATGACCTGAATGAAATGCCCAGTTGTATGAAAACATAATATGTAACACTGTAAGCTAGTTTCAGTTATGTTGTAAGTAATATGTCCCCCTTGGATGAGGCTTTCAAAAAAAGGATGttataaatgacagtaaattcAGCAGGGTGAGGCTTGATGATGAGATTCTGACCTCttcatttcagcacagcatCATCACCATCTCCCATTCCATCCCATCCTATCGGTTGTCATGGTAACCCCCACTTGTTTTCAGAAGGAGTAAAGTGACCCCCTGTGGGACTCTTATCTCTGCTCTGTTTGCAGGAGCGGCTGTTAGCTCTGAAGCGCAGCATGTCTTTCATGCAGGACATGGATTTTTCTCAGCAGGCGGCCATTTTGGGCGACGAGGACGTTGCCTCTGAGGAGCCCCCTCCTGAAGTCATCCCCGTGCCTGTCGAGTCTGCTAAAAAGTCCAAAAAACAACCTGTCATGAAGGAAGTCATCAGGTAAAGGGAGCTGCCAGCCATGATCTAGGACTCTGGATGAAAGTCAGTATGATCTGTCTTAGTAGTGGGGAGGAGTTAGTGTTTTAGGCTCCGGCAATTCATATCAAGCGGTGACTGATAGTATATGTTAGCTCCACCCATTGTGGCTTTCACAAGGCCACAAGTTCACATCATCACTCCTCAGATAGGCTGGAGCTGCAGAGCGCACATATGGGCTGGCAGTGTTAGGGGAGAAAATTCCCAGATGTGCAGTGCTTGATCCAACGTGACTCGGCGGTGTATTAAGTACAGCCATCATGATATTGTGTCTTCAGACCAGAATTACGGAGATCCCATGAGTTGTTCCATGAGCGCCAATGGATTTCCACCATAGTAGGGTGAAAATAGGCAGGAAATGGAACAGAAACCAAACAAAGCAGTGTGATGATGCAGCAGGGAGAAAGCAGTATGGTGAAGGCAGGGGCAGGTTGGAAACACTCCACTGGCTATAATGGAATgtgatttaatcattttaattgtgaaaaACTGCCCATTGGTGTGGACGTCCTGTGATTTTGAACTTGTCAGAGATGACTTTGCAGAAGTTCACGTTATGTGATATGCAAATTTCCTAGTAATGCCAATAGCACTTATTGTTTTCTAATGTCTTGtttattacattacttattAGCTGAATCCCTTACCCAAGATATTatccattttattcattgacAGTATCTTAAGCTCTTACCAGTCTATAAGTGAAAAGCATCTGTAAAGGGGGGGAAAGTGGTTTTATTTCAGAGAGAAGTGTGGCTGCATTTCAGttactgtactgtaactgtGTTTGTCTGACTCCCCCTGCAGTTACCTTTATGAGCCTGAGGGGAACGCCTGcagtctgactgacagcacGGCAGAGGAGCATGTCCTGGCCTTGGTGGAGCACGCGGCCGATGAGGCCCGCGATCGTATCAACCGCTTTATGCCCGACTCCAAGGTATGCCATTTATACATACTTGGAACTTGACAACTTGGCATCAGAAGCTTTGTTTTAATAACCGAATGCTGTGTGAATCCATTAACTCCTTTTCTGTTGTTAGAATATTAATTTTAGAATTATAGCAAGGATTGATGGTGCAGTAGATGGGCTGTATTTTGCTCCCCATTGTGAAACTGTTCCTCATATTTGTGAGGTATTGATTAAAGATACCTCTATGTGAATTGTATTGATTGAGGATACCTCTGTGTGAGCTCTATTGATTGAAGGTATTACGATGTGAATTGTGTTATGGTTGTTTTGAATGTATAACTGTTAGGTAAAAAGGCAGTATGTCAGAAACAATGCTTCAGTGTTTTCACCATGTGCCAATGTCTTTGGACTTGGATGAAGCATTCACATCAAAATGCATTAGCCTGCAGAAGTTATTTGACTTTGGGAAACAAAGTTTATTAGATACGATCAGACAGTTGACTTTCACACTGGAATTAGAAGCATCCCGATTAGAAGTCCCTTTAAAAGTGGATTTTAAAcctcatttgaaaaataatggggaatgtgtatataatatatattatactgaatattttcattctATTTCATGTGATAGCAACAGTCTATGCAAATACCTACATGATTGAACTtgactgtttgtttgttaaaaatatcTATATTTTTATCAATATCATTGAGTTACGTCAATAACAATAAAGGGCCTATAGTCCCATCCTTAATAATGTGCTCTCATTGTAAGAAAATCAGTGTAATCTGTGCGAGTGCATGTGGCTGCACTgagtgtgtctttctgtttgttgtcTCTCAGATTGGCTACCTGAGAAAGGAGCCAGATGGCTCTCTGGTCTACACGGTGGTAAACCAGCAGGACCCAGACGCAGAAGGTAGGGATAAAATCAGACCGGcgaattacatttatatagctcCTTTCATCCCTTTCATCAAGCTCAACGCCCTGCACAGTGAAGGGAGCAgtacttctctcctctctcagccaCCCccacacagtatacagtaacCACCTCTGTGATGCAGCAGGACACTCAGATTACATTAGATGAGGCAGGCTGAGTCCTATGGTCTGTGGAGTTATGGCCCAGGTTCAAGCCAtctcatcagctgacaatggcAAGGATCCAAtggcagtggaacaaattggcatTTTTCTGCCAATAGGGGTGGGCCTGCAAGCACGGTTCTTTCGTCTCGCTACTCTTGGCACCCTGTGAGTTGTGAGGCGCCCGTGAGTTGCTCAGATAATCTCAGGGAGATTCACCTGTTCCTCATTGAGTGTTTGCTCTACTTGCGCACTGTGGAACACAACAGGTAGTAACTGAAACAGATTCTTAGAAACACTGCATAACAAATCTTTGCCCTCAAGCCATAcagaaaaagcatttctttttgtttcaaaatgtgtttttatcaaaaaaaatccttccccTTCTTCTGGATCTGATGCTATTTTCACtagctgcttttgtttttccatttttccccaaaagcTGTTGTGGCTGTAGTTATTCATTTGCCCTCCTCAATTAGACCCCAGCACTGTTGTGTTTATCTGGAAAGGTTTTTCAAAGCTCCTGTTAGCTCTTTCATAGTGGTGGTGTTGCTCAGAGCCATGCtggtttccattattttttcctctcacccATCCTGGAGTGGCTGACAGTTAACTTAAACTCATTCTTCTCTTAAATGGTGTGTTAAACAGAGGAGGAAACTCACCCTGTGGATTTGAGCTCTTTGTCCACAAAGCTCTTGCCCGGTCTAACTACCTTGGGCTTCAAAGATGACAGAAGACACAAAGGTAGGCCCTTAAACAAGGAAGTTTGAGATGTGTGAGCATCTGCCAATTTTATCTGGGGTAATCATGGGACAGCCATGCAAGTcactttgaatatttttatcaGTAGTATAAATGCAAATTGGGGGTTATCAAAATTTACGTATGTCATAGACCATGTGCAGTCGTCAAAGACAGGAAGTTGGCCATAACTGAATAATATAACAGTGGTCATAGACTTGCAAGTGAGGTTGGGTCTGTAGTTTTATTCCTTGTATTACAGCATAGTAATGACTGTTTACAAACTCTCCCTCTTTAGTAACGTTCTTGAACAGCGCATACAACACACAGTCCCTGCAAAACAACACCGTATACCCAGACCTGCTTCCTGAGGAGATGGACCTGTTGTATTCTGCCTATGGAGATGAAACGGGGGTGCAATGTGCACTCAGGTAAGGGGAAATGGGGGTGCATATAGCCAATACATTAGTATTGGCTAATATGTAACATTCAGTGCAGTCTTAGTGTTGTGGGAGATCTTTCATTACTGTGGTTGAGGTAGTGGTAGTAGAAGTGGTGCTGTTTACAGTGCATAGCTGCTGagtatgctgtgtgtttcctcCAGCCTGCAGGAGTTTGTGAAAGGCTGTGGGGCTTTCACCAAGAAGCTAGTGGACGGACTGCTGGACAAGATGACAGGGGGCGATCATTCCAAAGCCATCTTCCAGATACGACAGGTGAGTGCCTGTCAAAAGACAAATGTTCAGATAAACAGAAGCACACTAAAGAATATGGTTTTGTACCCATTTGTTAGTTTGCTGTAAGTGACTTGCACTGTACTTCCGGTTAAGGCAgatactgtaatgtttttttgtttccaccTGCCTCAGAAAAGGAACATAGCAATGAAACCTGATGAGATGAAGTCCAGTCTATGTGATATGCAGGTAAGTGGCaagtgttttgtcatttggcacACTGTGTTATAGTGATGCTCTCATATCATTCATGGACACTGCATACATGTCAGTTTGATATTGATGTGTTCATCTTAAGAATAACTGTTAGGACCGTTTTGTATGGCAAAGAAATTAGTCACGTATTTGTACTttggcagtgtttttcagtttgatgCTGAGTAACTTTACTGCAGGCTATTCTGTTCCAACGCTCTTCCAGTGGCTTCCAGTAAATGATTTACACTGAGTGTTGCCATGATGGCCTTGTTAGTTGCTCCAGATAAGAATGTCTAGAAAGGGAttgaattcaattcagtttaattaaaaattagaAATGAGACTGAATACCATTCCAGATCATTTTAGAGATGACTGAAAAATTTCTCTTCAATATGTCCCTTTATTATCATTTGtctttcattattgttattttaattgttgCTATAGTTATGACTACATATTTACTTTGTAGATGCACATATTTAAACTGAGCTACACACCTTATATTTAGCAGTTACCCATTTACtttatacagttgaatatttgCTGAtgtaattcaggttaaatgcCATACTCCAGGGTACAATTGAAGTACAGCTTTCTGGCCGAAAAGTCtttcaaataatttgaaattatttgtcTGACACAACACTGTGGACATATTTGACAGGGTCCTCTAACATTTTGACTGGGATAGTTCAGTAACACATTAAGTTGCACCTTCAGCTACCTTGTACATTTCTAACTGAGTTATCTGTACATGCTGACCTGGCTCCTCGGCTTTCATTGGACCAGGTGGGAGATGGGAGTGGCATGTCGGGAGAGAACAGTTCTGTTCTGGATTTCATGTCCATGAAGACCTACTCAGACATGTCACTGGACATGTCACTGCTGAACAATCTGGGTAAGGCTTCTGTCCCACAAGTCTACTTCACTGCAcagaaattagtttttttttctttttacagtgaaatgtattgcattatAAAGTTATTATTGATGTTAAATCAGGAATATTGAATATTCactgcctcccctcctcctctgtgtccagGTAAAACAGTGAAGAAAGAATCGGAGCATGACGAGGGACACCTGCACTTCGATGAAACAGCCAAACTGCTGCAAGACCTTCAGGAGGCCCAGGTGGATAGGGTGGGGTCACGACCCTCATCCAACCTCTCCTCGCTGTCCAACGCATCGGAGAGGGACCAGCACCATCTAGGTAGGGGCTGCAAAGGTCTGATCTCGCAGGTCTTGGCAGAACTGGGGTCTGTCGTCTCTCCTGCCCtcttgctgtgatgtcactctggatTTTAACCCTGCTTGCTCTGTTCTGAAACTGACCACTCTGCTCGGctttctctgtgcctctgatAGTTTAGCGCAAATtgactttgttctgctgggggaTAGAGGTGGGTAGGACGGCCAGGGGTTCATGCATTTCATCGCACACCAGCGACCTGTACTGGTGAATTGGATGCCTACAAGTCTGCCTTTATAAAGCTCAGCATGAAGTGTCTTCCTCTTCATGTCTGTGCAAGCTCAGCAGGGGGACTTTGATGCGAAAGGAAGTGGTGTTTGACACCACATTCAGTGACAGTGCACATGCTCTCTAGGTGTGTTCGTGTCGGTTAAAGCAACTGTCCTACTTATACAGTTTGGCATTGCAAATTAGGTGAAAAGTGGTAAAACATTGGGCATTCAAAATTTTtagtaagaaaaaaaaccctttggtCTGGGTTCAGAACTAGGTGTATCATCTGCCAACAATGATTGGGAGCCCAGAGATGCTGAACAAATAGGCTTCATTCAGCTGAGGGTGGATGTGGAATAGGATGGCCAGAACTTCCCCATCTCGCCATGCTCCGGCACCCTGTGCTCAGATTATGTCTGTTGATGCAGCACCTATCTTCCAATGAGtggaaaaatagctgttggctgtgtgcGAGTGCATCGGAGGAATGCATTCACTTCAGCAttcctgcacaagtgcagatCACTGTGAGACGGTCCTAATGTACAACTGCTGATTCCAAACAGGACTGTGTAAAGGGAAGGAagcattgaagaaaaaaaaaaaggaatcactccattttctgtttggttttaatttaTTACTATTTGCACCTGAATCAGCTGTTGGCTTTTAATGCCTCTTACTGTAATTTCTGAATGGTACAAGTCTGTGTCATTAAAACTTGCtttgatgttttattatttttggctatttcccctgtctttctcttctcaGGGAGCCCATCCCATCTGGGTGTTGGGGAGCAGTCTGAAATGGTTCACGACCCATATGAGTTTCTTCAGTCTCCAGAGCCAGGGTCTACTGCCAACAGCTGATTTCTCTCACCCCACCCCCGGCCTGTCACTGTGTCAACTGTCTTGATGGGAAAGTGAGGCATTGTGAACctcataatgggtggagctaccgtGCGCTGTCAGTTACCGACtcatatgaaccaatcaaaagactttgttCTCCACAGCACCCCACTGTGGTTTGTTCAAACCAGTGAGTCTCCCACAATACATGACAGCTCCTCAAAGCATATCCCTCCCATCGCTAGTCAGCAAACTGTACATCCGTGATGTAACTGCATGCCATTTGTAGAAAAGAACCTGAACCAGTCATGTTGTGAAAGCTGATGTGTCCAGACAGTCGTGATTGTACAGACAGGATTTGCGTGTTGTTGAGAATAAATACTCCTcagaggttttctttttttatacagtaCCCATGTCtgagttgtttctttttctcaaaCCATGGACCTTCGTGTGCATTTCCTCTTCCTTCATATTTCACACTATCCTCTGGCCCCAGCTTTTTTCATGTCCTCATTTACATCTTGATACTGTAGCATATAGCTGACAGCTATTGGATAtgttgttgcagctgtgtgTCCTGACCGGTCAGAGCCTTGAAAATGAGGTATTTGTGGGGGCAGTTCCTTGATAATGCAGACAGCAGTGCCAGCCTTCCCAGATTCCAGTCACCCTGGTCATTAGCCTGCTGTTACCAACTGTGTGTTAGGCATGATGTTATATAGTGTGTACTGACATTACTATAAATTGAAATAATATACTCACAAATGCAGAGCAGTCAAAAGGATTGGGGGTTTTACCTGCTCAGTCGGCACACAGTAAGCATCTGTCATCAAATTAGAGACAAATGGGTAGCATTCAATGCCTTTTCCCTGTGAATTAATGCATATTAATTGTTAAATGCAGGGTTATCGCCAGATGTTCAGAAGGCTGCTGAAGTGAGGCAGGTGTGACATTGAGGCCATATGGTTATACGTTCAAGACCATTCTTGGCTGTTGCTGTGGTCTGGAGTAGGGTGGTCCAAGGTGATAGTGGTAGGTTGGATATACAGTTTTTAAAGGGGCATTGACTTACTATGCTTGGCCCATCCAGGTAAACCCATTCCTAAATTCTCAGTTCTTTgaaattttcaaatgtttttatttctctaagAAGACCTGAAATTAACCTAGCAAATTTCCTAGCAAACAAATttgttaaataattataaaGTAAATTACTTTGTTAACCatctgtgccctgtgtgtgcatgtgtgccagGTTCCAGCATGTGCCTGATCGTCGAAGGTGAGAAATGTGACAAGCAAACTACAGTATTATCAGGGAAGAGTCTGCAAATTCACTTCGCTGACTTTGCTGCCTTTTGGTGTCCCCTCCTGTGGGATCATCATAAGCTTTtggaaaagcataaaaagtatGCAGCTCTGTTTGCATATAACTTAATTCTGGAGGAAATCATCAATGCTCTAAACCTATAGTTTTTCAGCAGCCGTGATCATCCCTGACAGGTAATTCCCTTTGTTGACCTGCACAGGGGGTGGTCAGTTGTTTGCACCAGACGAGATCACTTGTCACATTTGTAATGAAACCCTCAAAGGGCTGGGGGATCCTGTGTGGTGTTTACTGCAACAATGGTTACCTTGTTTACTACAGCTGCCCTGTGTTTGTCAAAAGATAAGTGCATATTTACTCAAATCCAGACTGCCCTGGTAACGGGGGACGGGTTAGGTCCCCCCTCTGGGTGCTTAGCCATCAAATTCAGCATGCGAGGAAGAGATCCAACAGAAAACTTTCACTAGAAATGTACTTTGAGCTATGCATGGCTTAATGGGGAGGGATGCAATGTTGAGAAAATagctctgcattttcttcttaAAGGCTTTTCACACCTAGTTATCCTGACCTCGGCTTAAGCCAAAAAAGCAGCTATGGAAACACCTTCAGTTCATTTTCCCACAATTCAAAATTGTGTTGAGCCTCAGTTACCAGGGAACTACAGCCAGGGAACTGTATACTTAGTGAgaaacacattatttaaatcAAGGTGACACTGCTTGTGATGGTAGTGAAGGTGAACAGCAGGAAAATATCTTGTATAATAGACATTGTGTTTGCGATGTTAGATCCACTATTGATGATGTGCGACAGGAAGCTGCAGAGAGTATGTAAATGCAGAGGTTTATCGTTAACAAAAGAGGGTCAATTACTCTAGGTTCAGGTTCTGTTTTGAACAGGTTCGCGCTTGTTTTGCAGAAGATTTCTAAAAAGTGGTGATAAATATGCTGAACTGTCACTAAGCTTTGAAGCTGGGTTTTGCCACCCAGATATCCTGTTTGGACCAAGAGTCAGGTCAGTgattttcatttccttcttaCCAACAAAAAATCAGACAGGGGATGCGCTGACAAAAAAGGGAGGCAGACAAAGAGGTGGTTGACAAATAAAAGTATGATATTGTCCAGTTCCAGTCTGAGACTGCAGTCCAGGACAGGACTAGAGTGCTGCAGGAAAACATGAGAGATGTTCACACTCAGAATGGGGGTCAggttggtgttggtgtgtgttctTTGGGGTATGAATCTCTTGGATCAGTCCTGTGAGCATTTTTGTGGAGGTCTTGTTGGTTATTCTCAAAAagtttgtgttaatgtgttattttcactAAGACAAGACTACCTTACTGTCTAACTTACATCAGCAGGGATGGACAGTAGCAAATGGCATTTTTTAGAACGATGGTAATAGTATTTTCACCTTCAGCTAAACAAATCAGGATACAAACATATAGATACAGTAAAGTGATTTCATCATGTTGATAGTCCTAAGGATCAACTAACGCTTCCCTAACTAACCTATGTTAGCGTGCTTTCTCTGCGGAAAATAGCCAGGAGGCATTTAACCAATTTAAATAGACGAAGTGTCAAACTACAtccctttgttttctgttcctcttttaCTTTAGGATAATTTGCGGAGATTATGCAGCGCTGGACATCTAATGCCATCTGGTTGGATGAGATGCAGTCTGCTGAGAGATATTTCTTAACTGTCCTTATACACTTCTCCACAAAATATGATGAAAACATAATAGCAACACCAACGCCAACAAATTAACACCAGTCACTTTGACTGGTTCGCAATGATAATAAACGCACGCCCACAATTCACCTCAAACTTGGAGAAGAAAATCAGATGGACTCTGCTAAGACGCGCTTTAAGACCATGAGGACTCATGGTCTCGTCGAGGTCAGTTTCCATAGCAGTAGTTCATGAGATAAGTTCTTCAACTCTAGTTCGGACGCGTGTGAAACAAGTCCTACTCGGTATAATAATGTGAGAAAACTGGACGTGCTTTTAAGTTTAGACATTAATGTTGAAATTCTGCACCATTTTTTCCCGAAATGAACGTCTcgttgtattttattttgtagctACATAGTGGTTTTAAATCGTCTTATTCTGGATGGCTCGAGGATTAAAAACTCACCTGCCAAACTGATTAGGTAGCTAGTTACTGAAACAATGAGCAAAACAAGACAGCGAACTTCGATTTGAAGTGTTGAAATGCTCAcgttattttatatattttttctttatacaTAAATGTTCCTTTTTGAAAACCACCGCATGCCCAGGTGAATGTAAGTATCATATTATTGTCCATATGTGTTTAAATTGGGATTCTGAATCCTATTCAATGTGTGCCGGTGAATCCAAGTTGTGGCCGGGACAGGCAGATAACACTCTAAAAAACGTTTTcaaattttatattataaattataattcaACCATCGACATATGCCTTTAATGTGTCAGTTGTAGTCGTGATCTTGAATATGAATGCGCACGCTCTACATATTATTAGCTGTCATTATGTCATTAATCCAGTTGTGATCTATTCAGTTGTGATCTGTGATCTATGTGATCTATAGTTAATActgtttaaaattttgattttaatcGGAAGCGAACGTAGTCAGCTCAATGTTTCCCTTTATCTTTTTCGAGTTGCCAGTAGCTAATTGGCTAGCAACCCAATCAAATAAGACGCGAGTAAAGGATGTTTCATTCTTAGATTAGCCATTGTGCCGCAGCAATACTTTCTGTACAGTGTCAACTGTGTTGAATGACATTAAACAGCTACATGTATGTTATTTTCCATAGTTATGGAAACCATGACTCCATTATTTGTTAAGCAAAACAGAGCGCGTGATGAAGTCATTTAGCTGATAGGAGCGTAAATAAGAAACCTGGGATTTAAGAGTTCTTTTGCTAGGCAACAGGGTTTCACTCACTGTCAGTTTCCACAAGAGACATGGGAAGCATTAATGCGTGGCTGACAGTGCGCAGTATTGCCAGCTCAATTAACGCGAACATGGAAAATGGTGGAAACAGCTGAGATGTCTAGGCGTTTTTCCATTGTATCAAAAATCTTGCTTGTCTTGTTTGATGTACTCGTGTTTGTGTAGGGGTGCAGggtgaaaataataaaactaacCAAGAAACAGGTCATAGATAAGATATTTGCATGGTTTACAGAAGGTGGTTTAACTGAGTGTTCAACATTCGGAAGTTCGCTGGGAGTGTTGGTAGACTAAAACTTGCTAAGGATGCATAGTGTCTCACAAGTGTTGGTAAGTGGTAGActatttgaatttttattcggctattttaaattgaaaactcttttttttttttttttttaactttggcAAGTGAGGTaaggcttttttaaaatgtatgtcattTAATATATGGGACTACTTTGATTTGATTGGGGGGGGTCTTGCTCCTGCCCTTTTGGTactagagtaaaaaaaaaggtaattgcAAAGCTGTTCCCTTTTTTAAGAAATTTGCCCGTCTGTTTCACAGAAAGTCTGTGCATGGCCCTCCATTGGTCCTAGAGCTGCCAAAATGGTTGTATGCGACTTGTCAACAAGGACAAGAACCTCAGTACTTCAGTCAGAAAACTGACACAAGCAAGAGCTCCCTTCAGTTCATTTCCATGATGATGTCATGCTGTAAAGATAGTGGGAGGGTAGGATGCAGGAACAGACCAGACAATGAAACTTTGTTCTGCTCTATGGTGAAGGCCAGTCTCTTGTGGGTGCAAAGTCACCCCCATAATGCCAGGTTGAAGGTGCAAAACAAGATGactgttttatccattttaacTATTTCtggcagtgttttgtgtgtctgcataaaaaaaagtcatttgagTAACTGAGAAAACTTTGTGCACACTTCATGGATATTGATTGTGATCAGTGACTCATcacctgtttcatttttaatgcagtcCTAGGTTAGAACCTTGTTGTTGCAGCTTACCTATTTAGTATATTAAGAAGTGTAAAAAAATCTAAGATGGTTTTTCTAATATTTCCACACTGTGAAGCCTGTGTAGTTGAAGAATGTTATAGTCTTTGAGTTTCATCTGAGTCTTATTACTGTTGTTAACTACATCACTGACAGTACTAATTACCTGACTCTTCCCAAATTGGTCAATACTgtgcacagagacagatataCATAACATGATATGTATACAACAAAATAGATCACCCACAGGTCAGCATTTGTTTCAGGTTAGTTAAAAGACGTGGAGTTGAGAGGAAGCtattcaaatgatgaaaaatggtaaaaacaaaaagattctGTTTGTACTCCCCAATTACAAATATATGACTGATAATAATTTGATTTAGGCCTAAATGtgaacatctgaaaaacagGACACTAGGATTATACAAAAATAGTCTATTGTGAATGTGATGCACCCCTGTGGTGTGTTTAATGATAAGGATTGTGGGGGcattacataaaaatgcattttgctcaACATGCAATAAATGGTTTTGACATTTGTGGGTGGAAGCatccaggaggtttgttaagtGGGTTCTGCAACCATGTGTCTCATAGCTGCATACAAGACGGCcgcatttttacaaaatgtcaGGGCCAGTAGCACTTCCTGCCGGAgcctctgtgtgctctgtgtggatGCCAGCTATCACATGCAGCCTGGTCAGTGTGTCCTCATCAGAGGAGGCATCAtggatgaaatattttttttcctttttttacccCAAAGCCTCACACAAACTCAGCACATTTCCAACTTATTCGGAGTGCACAGCTGTAATACATTGGGGATATTATTCTCTATAGGCTGCAATACCAACTGCTTGGGCAGCAGCACGATGTGACTCAAAGCAGAGGGTGTAGCCCACCATTCACCCTTGTGGCAGAAGAGCTTCCTGTTGGACCCTGTGTATGGGTGTCAACCAGCAACCAGGGACCAGTTCTCAGGCAGCAGGTTATACGTAGGCTGAGTGGTAGAGAGGCTTATGGTAGCATATGCATCATGGACAGGGAGATTCCAGTATGCTGAATTTCCTTCTTTTATAACAGTATAGTTAAACACGTAGAGATAAACTGGAAAAcattaaactgaataaatactGAGGTACCTAGAGGCCACATTCCACAATTATAATATATCCAAAGACCATGCACTGGTGCCTAGCAACCATGCTACTTGGCCTAGGCCTCTCACAACACCATGATCCGTTCtcaggcagtgtgctgtgtggaaaCTGGGTGGTATAGAAACGTATGGCAATATTTACCCTCATGGATAAAGAATTTTAACATTATCATCAAAACACatatcattaaaaaacactgaGGCAAGCTGTATCAACAGCTAACATAAAACGCACAACACTAACCATATAACAGGGAAAAAGCAGATTAGCTTTTTGAGgctgaacatttaaaaaataacatgtctGTTTTAGTATTTGgttgtgcatttatttaa harbors:
- the brd9 gene encoding bromodomain-containing protein 9 isoform X1, giving the protein MGKKHKKHKPEWRTVDDYEDKPLEKPLKLVLKVGGSEVTELSGSGHDSSYYDDRSDHERERHKEKKKKKKKKSEKDKDKHADDEERRRRKEEKKKKREREQCETEAAAVPVDPFTLPKNVEQVEEKKRKREKCEADAELDEFHPGVKVEVEQPQVDRPVRACRTQQENECTPRQQLLEHFLRQLQRKDPHGFFAFPVTDAIAPGYSVIIKHPMDFSTMKDKITTNEYKTVTEFKADFKLMCDNAMVYNRPETVYYKAAKKLLHTGFKMMSKERLLALKRSMSFMQDMDFSQQAAILGDEDVASEEPPPEVIPVPVESAKKSKKQPVMKEVISYLYEPEGNACSLTDSTAEEHVLALVEHAADEARDRINRFMPDSKIGYLRKEPDGSLVYTVVNQQDPDAEEEETHPVDLSSLSTKLLPGLTTLGFKDDRRHKVTFLNSAYNTQSLQNNTVYPDLLPEEMDLLYSAYGDETGVQCALSLQEFVKGCGAFTKKLVDGLLDKMTGGDHSKAIFQIRQKRNIAMKPDEMKSSLCDMQVGDGSGMSGENSSVLDFMSMKTYSDMSLDMSLLNNLGKTVKKESEHDEGHLHFDETAKLLQDLQEAQVDRVGSRPSSNLSSLSNASERDQHHLGSPSHLGVGEQSEMVHDPYEFLQSPEPGSTANS
- the brd9 gene encoding bromodomain-containing protein 9 isoform X2 is translated as MGKKHKKHKPEWRTVDDYEDKPLEKPLKLVLKVGGSEVTELSGSGHDSSYYDDRSDHERERHKEKKKKKKKKSEKDKDKHADDEERRRRKEEKKKKREREQCETEAAAVPVDPFTLPKNVEVEEKKRKREKCEADAELDEFHPGVKVEVEQPQVDRPVRACRTQQENECTPRQQLLEHFLRQLQRKDPHGFFAFPVTDAIAPGYSVIIKHPMDFSTMKDKITTNEYKTVTEFKADFKLMCDNAMVYNRPETVYYKAAKKLLHTGFKMMSKERLLALKRSMSFMQDMDFSQQAAILGDEDVASEEPPPEVIPVPVESAKKSKKQPVMKEVISYLYEPEGNACSLTDSTAEEHVLALVEHAADEARDRINRFMPDSKIGYLRKEPDGSLVYTVVNQQDPDAEEEETHPVDLSSLSTKLLPGLTTLGFKDDRRHKVTFLNSAYNTQSLQNNTVYPDLLPEEMDLLYSAYGDETGVQCALSLQEFVKGCGAFTKKLVDGLLDKMTGGDHSKAIFQIRQKRNIAMKPDEMKSSLCDMQVGDGSGMSGENSSVLDFMSMKTYSDMSLDMSLLNNLGKTVKKESEHDEGHLHFDETAKLLQDLQEAQVDRVGSRPSSNLSSLSNASERDQHHLGSPSHLGVGEQSEMVHDPYEFLQSPEPGSTANS
- the brd9 gene encoding bromodomain-containing protein 9 isoform X3, with translation MGKKHKKHKPEWRTVDDYEDKPLEKPLKLVLKVGGSEVTELSGSGHDSSYYDDRSDHERERHKEKKKKKKKKSEKDKDKHADDEERRRRKEEKKKKREREQCETEAAAVPVDPFTLPKNVEQVEEKKRKREKCEADAELDEFHPGVKVEVEQPQVDRPVRACRTQQENECTPRQQLLEHFLRQLQRKDPHGFFAFPVTDAIAPGYSVIIKHPMDFSTMKDKITTNEYKTVTEFKADFKLMCDNAMVYNRPETVYYKAAKKLLHTGFKMMSKQAAILGDEDVASEEPPPEVIPVPVESAKKSKKQPVMKEVISYLYEPEGNACSLTDSTAEEHVLALVEHAADEARDRINRFMPDSKIGYLRKEPDGSLVYTVVNQQDPDAEEEETHPVDLSSLSTKLLPGLTTLGFKDDRRHKVTFLNSAYNTQSLQNNTVYPDLLPEEMDLLYSAYGDETGVQCALSLQEFVKGCGAFTKKLVDGLLDKMTGGDHSKAIFQIRQKRNIAMKPDEMKSSLCDMQVGDGSGMSGENSSVLDFMSMKTYSDMSLDMSLLNNLGKTVKKESEHDEGHLHFDETAKLLQDLQEAQVDRVGSRPSSNLSSLSNASERDQHHLGSPSHLGVGEQSEMVHDPYEFLQSPEPGSTANS